In Aureibaculum algae, the following are encoded in one genomic region:
- a CDS encoding NADH-ubiquinone oxidoreductase-F iron-sulfur binding region domain-containing protein produces the protein MANKNIRSLSYRKELDDNLFENISTLAKKPANQEEFHQLAERFMVDDSVVLGTASFYDFLKPENQNKTIHVCNGTACMVAGTQDGLTKKLKTIVSEEKIGHVPCLGHCHKNNAFLYDDKTYSENSIEALQDIITNKQSLENQYHIDYNSSPILTSKVENITEFYSLIEDFKNDADKVIDELKTSHLRGRGGAGFPFFFKLDTVSMEESEQKYIVCNADEGDPGAYSDMYLMEHQPHKVLFGMMMAGIAVGADTGVLYIRGEYPDSIRKVKKAIKELEKLNLLHHFRFKIIRGQGAYVCGEETALLSSIEGLRPEVRVRPPYPAQYGLYGKPTVLSNVETFANIHWILQNGGTAYSQMGIGKSTGTKLVSLDGFFNRPGMYEIEMGTPLKTVFDEYGHGFKSDIKAVQIGGPLGGIIPIHKIADLSLDFESFTSQGFLLGHASVVSIPEQFPMVKFIGHLLEFTADESCGKCYPCRIGSHRGYEMLKKAQNEDYKIDRQLFDDLIETLEIGSLCALGGGVPLPIKNALQYFEKELKEYFA, from the coding sequence ATGGCAAATAAAAATATAAGATCACTATCTTATCGAAAAGAATTAGACGATAATCTTTTTGAAAATATATCGACATTGGCTAAAAAACCAGCTAATCAAGAAGAATTTCATCAATTAGCGGAACGTTTTATGGTTGATGACTCTGTCGTTTTAGGTACTGCTTCCTTTTATGATTTTTTAAAACCTGAAAACCAGAATAAAACCATTCACGTCTGTAACGGAACTGCATGTATGGTTGCTGGCACACAAGACGGCTTAACAAAAAAATTGAAGACTATTGTAAGTGAAGAAAAAATAGGGCACGTACCATGTCTTGGACATTGTCATAAGAATAATGCATTTTTATATGATGATAAAACGTATTCTGAAAATTCCATTGAAGCGTTGCAAGATATAATTACGAATAAACAATCATTAGAAAACCAATACCATATAGATTATAATTCCTCACCTATTTTAACTTCAAAAGTTGAAAATATCACTGAGTTCTATAGTTTAATAGAAGATTTCAAAAACGATGCTGATAAAGTAATTGATGAGTTAAAAACATCTCACTTACGTGGACGAGGTGGGGCTGGTTTTCCATTTTTCTTTAAATTAGATACTGTTTCCATGGAAGAATCGGAGCAAAAATATATTGTTTGCAATGCTGATGAAGGAGACCCTGGAGCTTATTCTGATATGTATCTAATGGAACATCAGCCACATAAAGTTTTATTTGGTATGATGATGGCGGGCATAGCCGTTGGTGCTGATACTGGGGTACTTTACATCCGTGGTGAGTATCCTGATTCAATAAGAAAGGTAAAAAAAGCGATTAAAGAATTAGAAAAATTAAACTTACTTCATCACTTTAGATTTAAGATCATACGAGGTCAAGGTGCTTATGTATGTGGTGAAGAAACTGCATTATTGAGTTCTATCGAAGGCTTACGCCCTGAAGTAAGGGTGCGTCCGCCCTATCCCGCACAATATGGGCTCTATGGTAAACCAACTGTATTAAGCAATGTAGAAACTTTTGCTAATATTCATTGGATTTTACAAAATGGTGGTACCGCCTATTCACAAATGGGTATTGGAAAATCAACAGGCACAAAACTAGTTTCTTTAGATGGTTTCTTTAATCGTCCTGGCATGTATGAAATTGAGATGGGAACTCCTTTAAAAACAGTCTTTGATGAATATGGACACGGATTTAAATCTGATATAAAAGCTGTTCAAATTGGCGGACCTTTAGGAGGGATTATTCCAATTCATAAAATAGCGGACTTATCCTTAGATTTTGAGTCATTTACCTCACAGGGCTTTTTACTCGGTCATGCCAGTGTTGTTTCTATTCCTGAGCAATTCCCAATGGTAAAATTTATAGGACATTTACTGGAATTTACTGCTGATGAATCTTGTGGTAAATGCTATCCGTGTAGAATTGGTTCACATCGTGGTTACGAAATGCTTAAAAAAGCTCAAAACGAAGATTACAAAATAGACAGGCAGTTATTTGATGACCTGATTGAAACCTTAGAAATTGGCTCCTTATGTGCTTTGGGCGGCGGCGTTCCATTGCCTATTAAAAATGCCTTACAGTATTTTGAGAAAGAGTTAAAAGAATATTTCGCATAA
- the hutH gene encoding histidine ammonia-lyase, with amino-acid sequence MTETHSISSKYLSLSIIDTIINTNMLLVLSDDSVQKINKCRLYLDEKLAKNKNPIYGINTGFGALYNVKISKKNLTILQENLVMSHACGTGDKVPESIVKLMLFLKIQSLSYGYSGVQLATVNRLIDFYNNDILPVIYTQGSLGASGDLAPLAHMALPLIGKGEVTYKGKIFTGEEILQKFGWNTIELQSKEGLALLNGTQFMSAYGVSILLKSYKLSYLADVIGALSLDAFDGRIEPFNTLIHIIRPHNGQLKTAEKIKGFLEDSEIINQKKKHVQDPYSFRCMPQVHGASKDTLNFVKKTIETEINSVTDNPNIFVASDAIISGGNFHGQPLALGLDFLGIALSELGNISERRTFQLVSGLRGLPAFLVSNPGLNSGLMIPQYTAASIVSQNKQLATPASVDSIVSSNGQEDHVSMGANAATKTKRIVDNLETILAIELLNASQAMEFRRPLKTSEFLESFSSMYRMDVHFIKEDCVLHDFISKSIAFIENLNVDSKELFG; translated from the coding sequence ATGACAGAAACCCACAGCATAAGCAGTAAGTACTTAAGTTTATCAATAATCGATACGATTATAAATACTAATATGTTGTTAGTTTTATCAGATGATTCTGTGCAAAAAATTAACAAATGTAGATTGTATTTAGATGAAAAGTTAGCCAAAAATAAAAATCCTATCTACGGCATTAATACTGGATTTGGAGCCTTGTATAATGTGAAGATTTCTAAAAAAAACTTAACAATTCTTCAAGAGAATTTAGTAATGTCACATGCCTGTGGAACGGGTGATAAGGTGCCAGAATCTATCGTGAAATTAATGTTGTTTTTAAAAATTCAATCGTTAAGTTATGGCTATTCAGGTGTTCAATTGGCAACAGTAAATAGGTTGATTGATTTTTATAATAATGATATACTACCAGTAATTTACACACAGGGTTCTTTAGGAGCGTCTGGAGATTTGGCTCCATTGGCTCACATGGCTTTACCTTTAATAGGTAAGGGAGAGGTAACCTATAAGGGTAAAATATTTACGGGAGAAGAAATCTTACAAAAATTTGGATGGAATACTATAGAGTTACAATCAAAAGAAGGGTTGGCATTACTTAATGGTACGCAATTTATGAGTGCTTACGGAGTTTCAATCTTGCTCAAAAGTTATAAACTCTCTTATTTAGCAGACGTTATTGGAGCCCTATCGCTAGATGCTTTTGATGGTAGAATAGAACCTTTCAATACTTTAATTCATATCATAAGACCACATAATGGTCAATTAAAAACGGCAGAAAAAATAAAGGGATTTTTAGAAGACAGTGAAATTATAAATCAAAAGAAAAAACATGTTCAAGATCCGTATTCATTTCGATGTATGCCACAGGTTCATGGAGCTAGTAAAGACACCTTAAATTTTGTAAAAAAGACGATAGAGACAGAGATTAATTCAGTTACTGACAATCCTAATATTTTTGTAGCCTCAGATGCTATAATTTCGGGAGGTAATTTCCATGGGCAACCATTGGCACTGGGATTAGATTTTCTTGGTATTGCACTTTCAGAATTGGGGAATATTTCAGAACGTAGAACTTTTCAACTAGTATCTGGTTTACGTGGTTTGCCTGCATTTTTGGTGTCTAATCCCGGATTAAATTCAGGACTTATGATTCCGCAATATACCGCAGCGAGTATCGTAAGCCAGAACAAACAATTGGCAACACCAGCTTCGGTAGATTCAATAGTTTCTAGTAACGGGCAAGAAGACCATGTGAGTATGGGGGCAAATGCTGCCACAAAAACCAAAAGAATAGTAGACAATTTGGAAACGATATTGGCAATTGAATTATTAAATGCATCACAAGCTATGGAATTCAGAAGGCCCTTAAAAACTTCTGAATTTTTAGAATCGTTTTCAAGCATGTATCGCATGGATGTGCATTTTATAAAAGAAGATTGCGTGTTACACGACTTTATATCAAAAAGTATTGCTTTTATTGAGAATTTAAATGTGGACAGTAAAGAGTTATTCGGTTAG
- a CDS encoding AI-2E family transporter has protein sequence MNSKIIANGILRAIAVILGVALLLYFLYMIQSVIVYIIIAAVLSLIARPVIIFLRKRLKFPNTLAVVVTMILFMGLIFGLISMFIPLINQQGENLSLLNIDTLESNIEQLLVQVNTYFSEIGINIFEQLKSADIFKNFKAVPYLLNTVVSTVGSISVGLFSVLFITFFFMKDSRILNKGLLTLVPKGKESRFQKSIEKIKDLLSRYFLGLLLQILILFILYTIVLVIFGIENAIVIAFLCALLNLIPYIGPLIAGVLMAILTMNSDVTLDFRTEILPTTIYVMIGYFVAQMVDNFFSQPKIFSEATKAHPLEIFLVIIIGGLLFGVMGMIVAVPGYTAIKVILKEFLSDNKIVKSLTKDL, from the coding sequence ATGAATTCAAAAATTATAGCCAACGGTATTTTAAGAGCAATCGCAGTGATATTAGGCGTTGCTCTTCTACTCTATTTTTTATATATGATACAATCTGTTATTGTATATATTATTATAGCTGCAGTTTTATCGTTAATAGCTAGACCTGTAATAATTTTTTTAAGAAAAAGATTAAAATTCCCAAATACACTGGCGGTCGTCGTAACAATGATATTATTTATGGGATTAATTTTCGGATTGATTTCTATGTTTATCCCTCTTATTAATCAACAAGGTGAAAATCTCTCCTTACTTAATATTGACACCTTAGAATCCAATATTGAACAGCTTTTAGTTCAAGTAAATACTTATTTTTCAGAAATAGGGATTAATATTTTTGAACAACTAAAAAGTGCTGATATTTTTAAAAACTTTAAAGCAGTGCCTTATTTACTAAATACTGTAGTAAGTACTGTGGGCAGTATCAGTGTCGGTTTATTTTCTGTATTGTTCATTACTTTCTTTTTTATGAAAGACAGTCGTATTCTAAATAAAGGACTATTAACTTTAGTGCCTAAAGGCAAAGAAAGTCGTTTTCAAAAATCAATTGAAAAGATAAAAGATTTACTATCTCGCTATTTTTTAGGCCTATTATTACAAATACTTATTCTTTTTATTCTGTATACTATCGTATTAGTGATCTTTGGTATTGAAAACGCTATTGTAATTGCATTTCTATGTGCTCTTTTAAACCTTATACCTTACATTGGACCATTAATTGCAGGTGTTTTAATGGCTATTTTAACAATGAATAGTGATGTTACATTAGATTTTAGAACTGAAATTCTACCTACAACCATTTATGTAATGATTGGATATTTTGTTGCTCAAATGGTAGATAACTTTTTTAGCCAACCAAAGATCTTTTCAGAAGCCACAAAGGCTCATCCTTTAGAGATATTTTTAGTGATTATTATTGGAGGACTATTGTTTGGTGTTATGGGTATGATTGTTGCCGTTCCAGGCTATACTGCTATTAAGGTAATTCTAAAAGAATTTTTATCTGATAATAAAATTGTAAAATCATTAACGAAGGACTTATAA
- a CDS encoding THUMP-like domain-containing protein: MNPAILNTESQTFINQHLNADIAKLIFKGSPFKTITIQELAAQIEVKKKAQHKLPTWFNTENIYYPNKLNIEQTSSEITATYKSSLLKGESIIDLTGGFGVDVFAFSDRFKKVVHCEINQELSAIVTHNYKVLNKDNIQLINKDGITYLKENKQQFDWIYIDPSRRHNVKGKVFLLEDCEPNVPKHLNNLFEYSANIMIKVSPMLDLTSALSELDFVKEIHVIAIQNEVKEVLFILEKGFKNEIKIKTINSKKGTIEFFDASWVKNTPPAVLSEPLTYLYEPNSPILKAGLFNEVSGQLNVFKLNINSHLYTSKNLIKFPGRRFKIINKIPYNLKELKNIFKEKRANITTRNFPETVVKIRKKTKLKDGGNHYLFFTTDNKENLIVLITHKV; this comes from the coding sequence TTGAATCCTGCTATCTTAAATACCGAGTCACAAACATTTATTAATCAACATTTAAATGCTGATATAGCTAAACTTATCTTTAAAGGAAGCCCGTTTAAAACTATCACTATTCAAGAATTGGCTGCCCAAATTGAAGTTAAAAAGAAAGCTCAACATAAACTACCTACTTGGTTCAATACAGAGAATATTTATTACCCTAATAAATTAAATATTGAGCAAACCTCATCTGAAATTACAGCAACTTATAAATCGAGCCTTTTAAAAGGGGAGTCAATAATAGACCTTACAGGTGGTTTTGGTGTTGATGTATTTGCTTTTTCAGATCGATTCAAAAAAGTAGTTCATTGTGAAATAAATCAAGAACTTTCTGCCATTGTAACCCATAATTACAAAGTACTAAACAAGGATAACATCCAATTGATTAATAAAGATGGAATCACTTATTTAAAGGAAAACAAACAACAATTTGATTGGATTTATATTGACCCTTCTCGCAGGCATAATGTAAAAGGCAAAGTATTTTTATTAGAAGACTGTGAGCCAAATGTTCCGAAACATCTAAACAACCTCTTTGAGTATAGTGCTAATATAATGATCAAAGTATCGCCTATGTTAGATCTAACATCGGCCTTATCAGAATTAGATTTTGTAAAGGAAATTCACGTCATTGCTATTCAAAATGAGGTAAAAGAAGTATTGTTTATACTGGAGAAAGGGTTCAAAAATGAGATTAAAATAAAGACTATAAATAGTAAAAAAGGCACTATTGAATTCTTTGATGCTAGTTGGGTAAAAAACACTCCCCCTGCTGTACTTTCTGAACCGCTTACTTACTTATACGAACCTAATTCCCCCATTTTAAAGGCTGGGCTATTTAATGAAGTATCAGGTCAATTAAACGTATTTAAATTAAATATTAACAGCCACTTATACACTTCAAAAAATTTAATTAAATTCCCTGGACGCCGCTTTAAAATCATCAATAAGATTCCCTACAACCTTAAAGAATTAAAGAATATTTTTAAGGAAAAAAGAGCAAATATTACAACAAGAAACTTTCCAGAAACGGTGGTGAAAATCCGAAAAAAAACAAAATTAAAAGATGGCGGAAATCACTATTTATTTTTCACAACAGATAATAAAGAGAATCTCATTGTGTTAATAACTCATAAAGTTTAA
- the katG gene encoding catalase/peroxidase HPI gives MENNKSDNESKCPVNHGQVRGAVLSETNNSSTTSKCPVMHGGNTTAKESVMDWWPNALNLDILHQHDTKTNPLGHDFNYHEELKKLDIEALYKDMHALMTDSQEWWPADWGHYGGLFIRLSWHSAGSYRISDGRGGGGSGNQRFAPLNSWPDNVSLDKARRLLWPIKKKYGNKVSWADLIVLAGTIAYADMGLKTFGFAFGREDIWHPETDTYWGAEKEWLAPSDERYDNVDKPSTMENPLAAVQMGLIYVNPEGVNGKPDPLKTAAQVRETFERMAMNDEETVALTAGGHTVGKTHGNGDASILGPEPEAANVEEQGLGWHNPNKSGKGRYTVTSGLEGAWTTHPTKWDGGFFEMLFNHEWESVKSPAGAWQWEPVSIKDEDRPVDVEDSSIRHNPMMTDADMAMKVDPIYKEISLKFMNDQHYFSDTFARAWFKLTHRDMGPKARYFGIDVPKEDLIWQDPIPTGTADYNVAAVKKKISSTNLTISEMVATAWDSARTFRGSDIRGGANGSRIRLAPQKDWEGNEPKRLAHVLSVLEPIAAESGISIADTIVLAGNIGIEKAAKAAGFDITVSFAPGRGDATDEMTDAASFEPLEPLADGYRNWSKKDYVVSPEELMLDRTQLMGLTAPEMTVLVGGMRMLGTNYGNTKHGVFTDTVGKLTNDFFVNITDMANTWKPIEKGLYNICDRKTGAVKWTATRMDLVFGSNSILRSYSEVYAQDDNKEKFVNDFVKAWVKVMNADRFDLN, from the coding sequence ATGGAAAATAATAAATCAGATAATGAAAGTAAATGCCCAGTAAATCACGGACAAGTGCGAGGTGCTGTTCTTTCTGAAACTAACAATTCTTCGACAACTAGCAAGTGCCCAGTAATGCACGGAGGAAATACAACTGCAAAAGAATCAGTCATGGATTGGTGGCCTAATGCACTTAATCTAGACATTTTACATCAACATGATACTAAAACAAATCCATTAGGTCATGATTTTAATTATCACGAGGAATTAAAAAAATTAGATATAGAGGCGTTATATAAAGATATGCACGCTTTAATGACTGACAGTCAAGAATGGTGGCCAGCAGACTGGGGTCATTATGGAGGTTTATTCATCCGGCTGTCTTGGCACTCCGCTGGATCGTACCGTATTTCTGATGGTCGTGGTGGTGGTGGCTCAGGTAATCAGCGTTTTGCACCTTTAAATTCTTGGCCTGACAATGTTAGTTTAGATAAAGCAAGAAGATTATTATGGCCAATCAAGAAAAAATATGGAAATAAAGTAAGTTGGGCTGATTTAATTGTTTTGGCTGGTACTATTGCCTATGCAGATATGGGCTTAAAAACTTTTGGTTTTGCTTTTGGGCGAGAAGATATTTGGCATCCTGAAACAGATACGTATTGGGGAGCAGAAAAAGAATGGTTGGCACCAAGTGACGAACGTTATGACAATGTTGATAAACCTTCAACTATGGAAAACCCTTTAGCTGCAGTACAAATGGGGCTAATTTATGTAAACCCAGAAGGAGTGAACGGAAAACCAGACCCGTTAAAAACAGCGGCTCAAGTACGTGAAACGTTTGAACGTATGGCTATGAATGATGAAGAAACGGTGGCTTTAACTGCGGGCGGACATACAGTAGGAAAAACACATGGTAATGGCGATGCTAGTATTTTGGGACCAGAACCAGAAGCCGCAAATGTAGAAGAACAAGGTTTGGGTTGGCACAACCCTAATAAATCAGGCAAAGGTCGTTATACAGTAACGAGTGGACTGGAAGGAGCATGGACTACACACCCTACGAAATGGGATGGTGGTTTTTTTGAAATGTTATTTAATCATGAATGGGAGTCAGTTAAAAGTCCTGCTGGTGCTTGGCAATGGGAACCTGTATCCATTAAAGACGAAGACAGACCTGTAGATGTTGAAGATTCAAGTATTCGTCATAATCCAATGATGACTGATGCTGACATGGCTATGAAAGTAGATCCTATTTATAAAGAGATCTCATTAAAATTCATGAACGATCAACACTATTTTTCAGATACTTTTGCTCGTGCTTGGTTTAAATTAACGCATAGAGATATGGGGCCAAAAGCAAGATACTTTGGTATTGATGTGCCAAAAGAAGATTTAATTTGGCAAGATCCAATTCCTACTGGAACTGCTGATTATAATGTAGCAGCTGTAAAGAAAAAAATTAGTTCAACTAATTTAACTATTTCAGAAATGGTAGCTACCGCTTGGGATAGTGCACGTACCTTCCGTGGTTCAGATATTCGCGGTGGAGCCAATGGATCTCGTATTCGTTTAGCTCCTCAAAAAGATTGGGAAGGAAATGAACCAAAGCGTTTAGCTCATGTTTTATCTGTGTTAGAACCTATTGCTGCTGAATCTGGAATTAGTATTGCTGACACCATTGTTTTAGCGGGTAATATTGGTATTGAAAAAGCTGCTAAAGCCGCAGGTTTTGATATTACCGTTTCATTTGCACCAGGACGTGGAGACGCTACCGATGAAATGACAGATGCTGCATCTTTTGAACCCTTAGAACCTTTAGCCGACGGCTACCGTAATTGGAGTAAAAAGGACTATGTTGTAAGTCCCGAAGAATTAATGCTAGATAGAACACAACTAATGGGACTAACTGCACCAGAAATGACAGTTCTTGTTGGTGGTATGAGAATGTTAGGTACAAATTATGGCAATACAAAACATGGCGTTTTTACAGATACTGTTGGTAAATTAACAAATGACTTTTTTGTAAATATAACAGACATGGCTAACACTTGGAAACCTATAGAAAAAGGACTTTATAATATTTGTGATCGTAAAACAGGTGCAGTAAAATGGACGGCCACACGAATGGATTTAGTGTTTGGTTCTAATTCAATATTACGTTCCTATTCTGAAGTTTATGCACAAGACGATAACAAAGAAAAATTTGTGAATGATTTCGTTAAGGCATGGGTAAAAGTAATGAATGCAGATCGGTTCGATTTAAATTAA
- a CDS encoding TlpA family protein disulfide reductase has product MNKIATVLVVLMVMISCKKEEMVSKDYAKLSGKVTNVQDSLITISSRNYNKSIKVSDDGTFSDTLKVNEDFFMLVHGTARTIISLKNGDNLNLNFDSEDLLNTAEFSGQGAGTNKYMASKMKLEDEYSLSNPSSFFELDKSQFDKKVSALSTKMETLLNNASDLDSTFTAQETEGNKRFMEYLSSNYDAQHVIFAPIAKGKPSPTFSYPNTNGKLVALEDFKGKYVYVDVWATWCGPCIQEIPSLKTLHSDFENKNLAIISMSIDKMADQEKWKKMVADKNLTGTQIMADKEWESEFVKGYGITGIPRFILIGPDGNIVDNNAPRPSDPALRTLFAELEI; this is encoded by the coding sequence ATGAACAAAATAGCAACGGTATTGGTAGTATTAATGGTTATGATTTCTTGTAAAAAAGAAGAAATGGTATCTAAAGATTATGCCAAATTATCAGGAAAAGTAACCAATGTACAAGACTCTTTAATTACTATTAGCAGTAGAAATTACAATAAGAGTATTAAAGTGAGTGATGATGGTACTTTTTCTGACACTTTAAAAGTAAACGAAGATTTTTTCATGTTAGTTCACGGTACTGCCCGTACGATTATTAGCCTAAAAAATGGCGATAATCTAAATTTAAACTTTGATTCTGAAGATCTTCTAAATACAGCTGAATTTTCAGGACAAGGTGCTGGAACTAATAAATATATGGCTTCTAAAATGAAGTTGGAAGATGAATACAGTTTAAGTAACCCTTCAAGCTTTTTTGAATTAGATAAATCTCAATTCGACAAAAAGGTAAGTGCTTTATCTACGAAGATGGAAACTCTTTTAAATAATGCTTCAGATTTAGACTCTACTTTTACGGCTCAAGAAACAGAAGGTAATAAGCGTTTTATGGAATACTTAAGTTCAAACTATGACGCTCAACATGTTATTTTTGCACCAATTGCAAAAGGAAAACCTTCGCCAACTTTTAGCTACCCTAATACAAACGGTAAATTAGTAGCTCTAGAAGATTTTAAAGGTAAATATGTGTATGTTGATGTATGGGCAACTTGGTGTGGACCTTGTATTCAAGAAATACCTTCTTTAAAAACATTGCATAGCGATTTCGAAAATAAAAATTTAGCCATTATTAGTATGTCCATAGATAAAATGGCAGATCAAGAGAAGTGGAAAAAAATGGTTGCTGATAAAAACCTTACCGGAACACAAATTATGGCTGATAAAGAGTGGGAATCAGAATTTGTTAAAGGTTATGGTATTACGGGTATTCCAAGATTTATTCTTATTGGACCTGATGGTAATATTGTAGATAACAATGCTCCAAGACCATCTGACCCAGCTTTAAGAACATTATTTGCTGAATTAGAAATATAA